The following coding sequences lie in one Sorghum bicolor cultivar BTx623 chromosome 6, Sorghum_bicolor_NCBIv3, whole genome shotgun sequence genomic window:
- the LOC8080249 gene encoding BTB/POZ and MATH domain-containing protein 1, which produces MSSTAGRSKPSGSASAIVADVASGYHILKVSGYSRTKGTPTGELIKSHPFTVGGHRWCIQYYPNGDSSECADYISLYLCLDESVTDAAVKAQFKFHFIDDVEEEDQTQALTTVSVRSFESNQSWGHRRFIKREDLEKSKHLKDDSFVVRCDIAIANELRTEEVAMAEAPTTTFVSVPSSDLHQHLGDLLQTEKGADVVFEVSGETFKAHRCVLAARSPVFSAELLGQMKESDTTTAGVVVGIDEMEAHVFKALLSFIYTDSLPAEMFMEDQTAMSQHLLVAADRYGLERLKLICEHKLCSCIEATTLATILVLAEQHHCHGLKKACFSFLSSPTNLAAVLASDGFEHLNTSCPAVIKELIAKLGT; this is translated from the coding sequence ATGTCGTCCACCGCTGGCCGTAGCAAGCCGTCGGGATCCGCTTCAGCGATCGTCGCCGACGTCGCAAGCGGGTACCACATCCTCAAGGTCAGCGGCTACTCGCGCACCAAGGGGACTCCGACGGGGGAGCTGATCAAGTCTCACCCCTTCACGGTGGGTGGTCACCGCTGGTGCATCCAATATTATCCCAACGGAGACTCCTCCGAGTGTGCAGATTACATCTCCCTTTATCTTTGCCTTGATGAAAGTGTCACCGACGCCGCGGTGAAGGCACAATTTAAGTTCCATTTCATCGACGATGTGGAGGAGGAGGACCAAACACAGGCGTTGACAACAGTATCCGTGAGAAGCTTCGAGAGCAACCAAAGCTGGGGCCATCGAAGGTTCATCAAAAGGGAGGATTTGGAGAAATCCAAGCATCTCAAGGATGATTCTTTCGTGGTCCGCTGCGACATTGCCATCGCCAACGAGTTGCGCACCGAGGAGGTGGCCATGGCCGAAGCTCCTACCACGACCTTCGTGTCCGTGCCCTCATCTGACTTGCATCAACACCTTGGCGATCTCCTCCAGACAGAGAAGGGTGCCGACGTGGTGTTCGAGGTCAGCGGCGAGACGTTCAAGGCGCACAGGTGCGTGCTCGCAGCAAGGTCACCGGTCTTCAGCGCAGAGCTCCTCGGCCAGATGAAGGAGAGCGACACCACCACCGCAGGCGTCGTCGTCGGCATAGACGAGATGGAGGCACACGTCTTCAAGGCGTTGCTCTCCTTCATTTACACCGACTCGTTGCCGGCAGAGATGTTCATGGAAGATCAAACTGCCATGTCCCAGCATCTGCTTGTCGCTGCGGACAGGTATGGCTTGGAGAGGCTCAAGCTCATCTGCGAGCACAAACTCTGCAGTTGCATAGAGGCGACCACTTTGGCAACTATCTTGGTGTTAGCAGAGCAGCACCACTGCCACGGGCTCAAGAAGgcgtgcttcagctttctcagCTCTCCGACAAATCTTGCTGCTGTCCTTGCAAGCGATGGCTTCGAACATCTGAATACAAGCTGCCCTGCTGTTATAAAGGAGTTGATTGCCAAGCTTGGTACCTAA
- the LOC8080250 gene encoding uncharacterized protein LOC8080250 yields MCHYQQHVLVAIALMVMAAPILQGVSSKELPRHPVTTAYDVLAQNNLPRGLFPIGIESYELNAGGAFEVTLPGECNFIVEFPEKKIKFRFDSSVSGTINSGSISRLSGAEILVELELRGFNQVSRAGNLLNFHLENSIVRSFPVSAFAQSVNCTGLELSASSFVTTKG; encoded by the coding sequence ATGTGCCACTACCAGCAGCATGTGCTCGTTGCCATTGCCCTGATGGTCATGGCTGCTCCAATCCTCCAAGGCGTCTCCTCCAAAGAATTGCCTCGACATCCGGTGACGACGGCTTATGATGTCCTCGCTCAGAACAACTTGCCACGGGGGCTTTTTCCGATCGGCATAGAGTCCTACGAGCTCAACGCTGGTGGCGCCTTCGAGGTGACCCTCCCCGGCGAGTGCAACTTCATTGTCGAGTTCCCTGAAAAGAAAATCAAATTCCGGTTTGATAGCAGCGTCAGCGGCACCATCAATTCTGGATCCATCAGCCGCTTGTCCGGTGCCGAGATTCTAGTAGAGTTGGAGTTGCGTGGGTTCAACCAGGTCAGCCGCGCCGGTAACCTGCTCAACTTTCACCTGGAGAATTCCATCGTCCGCTCATTCCCTGTCAGTGCCTTTGCGCAAAGCGTAAACTGCACCGGTCTTGAACTTTCTGCCTCTTCATTTGTGACGACGAAAGGTTAA
- the LOC8065957 gene encoding BTB/POZ and MATH domain-containing protein 1 → MSSSTAASKRRKLARSASTIIATASKGYHILKIDGYSHTKAKPTGESIESNTFTVGDHTWYIGYYPNGDDSECSAYISLFLFLNETVPKPLEVQYDFRFIDEVVEEAPPSSLASADIVTFECRNDCSGYPKFIKREDLERSRHLKDDSFIVRCDIAVINKFRVEELANAPTTTSVSLPPPSDLHRHFGYLLQTEKGADVVFQVSGETFKAHRCVLAARSPVFSAELFGQMKESDATAGGVIHIDDMEAHVFKAMLFFVYTDSLPEMGKEDQTAMFQHMLVAADRYHLERLKLICEHKLCRCIKAATLATILPLAEQHHCQGLKKACFSFLSSPANLAAVLASDGFEHLNASCPSVIKELIAKLGT, encoded by the coding sequence ATGTCGTCATCCACTGCTGCCAGCAAACGCCGCAAGCTAGCACGCTCCGCCTCTACCATCATCGCAACCGCCTCCAAAGGTTACCACATTCTCAAGATCGATGGCTACTCCCACACAAAGGCTAAACCGACCGGAGAATCCATCGAGTCCAACACTTTCACAGTGGGCGATCACACCTGGTACATCGGCTACTATCCCAATGGAGATGATTCAGAGTGCAGCGCTTACATATCACTCTTTCTTTTCCTGAATGAGACTGTCCCCAAACCACTGGAAGTGCAATATGATTTCCGtttcatcgacgaggtggtggaggaagctCCTCCATCGTCGTTAGCGTCAGCAGATATAGTCACCTTCGAGTGTCGCAACGACTGCTCGGGCTACCCAAAGTTTATCAAGAGGGAAGATTTGGAGAGATCCAGGCATCTCAAGGATGACTCATTCATCGTCCGCTGCGACATCGCTGTCATCAACAAGTTCCGCGTGGAGGAGCTGGCCAATGCCCCGACCACGACCTCCGTCTCCCTGCCGCCACCATCAGACCTACATCGACACTTTGGCTACCTCCTCCAGACCGAAAAGGGCGCCGATGTGGTGTTCCAGGTGAGCGGCGAGACGTTCAAGGCGCATAGGTGCGTGCTCGCAGCCAGGTCACCGGTCTTCAGTGCAGAGCTCTTCGGCCAGATGAAGGAGAGCGACGCCACCGCTGGTGGTGTCATCCACATAGATGACATGGAGGCACATGTCTTCAAAGCTATGCTCTTCTTCGTCTACACCGACTCGTTGCCAGAGATGGGCAAGGAAGATCAAACTGCCATGTTCCAACATATGCTTGTGGCGGCAGACAGGTACCACTTGGAGAGGCTCAAGCTGATCTGTGAGCACAAACTCTGCCGTTGCATAAAGGCGGCCACTTTGGCAACTATCTTGCCGTTAGCAGAGCAGCACCACTGCCAGGGGCTCAAGAAGgcgtgcttcagctttctcagCTCTCCGGCAAATCTGGCTGCTGTCCTTGCAAGCGATGGCTTCGAGCATCTGAATGCAAGCTGCCCTTCTGTCATAAAAGAGTTGATTGCCAAGCTTGGTACGTAA